GGCTCGCACCTTTGGAGGGCGGTGATATCTGGATCCCCGTGCGAATGACCCTACGGACCCCTTTTGGGGGTGCGGTTATGCGGGCCACACGATTTGAAGTGGCCTCCAACCAGTAACGACACCAAGAAAATGTGATCGGATAGGGCCTTGCCCGCGTATCCTGAAAGAGAGATGATGTTTCCATCGTCCGGCTCGGAGATACGAGGACCGCATGACTTCATTCGCAAGACCATCACTTCAAACCCTCTTGATGACGGGTTTTGTCTTTTTTGTTGCGCTGCTTTACGCAACCGCTGTCAGCGCGACAGAAGAAACGACAGCTGAAGGTGAGACAGACGGAAGCGCGAACGAGGTCGATCTCACATTCGAAATCTATGGTGGCGGCTTGCACATCGTATCGTTTGGAACACAAGCGACCCTAACACCAAAGCGATATGAAATAGCCGCCCAATTCCAGACCCAAGGCGTCGCTGACACACTCTTTAATGGGCGTGGCTCAAGCACAGCAAGCGGTATTCTGACGCCCGCAGGCCCACGGCTTCTCAGCTATTCACAAGAGTATGATGGCCGGTTTGGTGAGCGCTCAATCACCATGGCCCTCGACGAAAGCGGCCGGTACGACGTGGCGGCGGAGCCAGCCGATGGGATCCACAAACAGGGCTTCTCAGCCTCCGCTGTTCAAGGAAAGGTCGACCCTTTAACCGCATCAATATTCACCGCGATCAATTCAACGGCAGCGCCATGCTCACAGACAATCCCGGTTTTTGATGGGCGCCGGATCTTCAATCTGAAATTCAAGGAGTTGGATGAGACCCAGCTACAGCCAATTGGTGCCGGGGCCTATGCCGGGCCCGCATGGAGGTGCAGTGTCCTCTATGATCCGGTTGCAGGCTTCACCCGAGAGTTTCTTGTTGATCGCGCAAAAAACCCGCTCCCCCCTTTCACTGTATGGCTTGCACGGTTTAACGAGCA
The DNA window shown above is from Parvibaculaceae bacterium PLY_AMNH_Bact1 and carries:
- a CDS encoding DUF3108 domain-containing protein (Derived by automated computational analysis using gene prediction method: Protein Homology.), producing MTSFARPSLQTLLMTGFVFFVALLYATAVSATEETTAEGETDGSANEVDLTFEIYGGGLHIVSFGTQATLTPKRYEIAAQFQTQGVADTLFNGRGSSTASGILTPAGPRLLSYSQEYDGRFGERSITMALDESGRYDVAAEPADGIHKQGFSASAVQGKVDPLTASIFTAINSTAAPCSQTIPVFDGRRIFNLKFKELDETQLQPIGAGAYAGPAWRCSVLYDPVAGFTREFLVDRAKNPLPPFTVWLARFNEQMGPSGNQPLVLPVRMMFETSIVNAIAHLTTAEVDGKALIQPAIN